Proteins encoded together in one Cicer arietinum cultivar CDC Frontier isolate Library 1 chromosome 4, Cicar.CDCFrontier_v2.0, whole genome shotgun sequence window:
- the LOC101515213 gene encoding uncharacterized protein, with protein sequence MGCMVSTPKDSGGNRRRPASIGEVSVYVPGLRIPKPVDFQQSLGDCLSKNIVERLSALRTRIVVMAGQEGPTITRTKRKSATQHGGSTLADLLQALEDYLPVLLGLVKDGSHLQYKVQFVWVNQEDEAEETAMSNAWYEVLSVLHLMATLSLSQANLLLLPRTSTDGYQPKVSEENRRASVDIFLKSAGYLDCAVRHVLPQLPAELRRNLPVDLAEGVLRALCLQALGQGVDIQLGMAIDSTKATLAVKRRLACEMVKYWQQAQDNIMNLPLSNGWGEKHRLNVKWKYIESKAAAYYYHGLILDEGNTEKSHGMAVAALQAADEYFKESKKLCEAFNAATPLSRNPPLWGTMKYLSEKIPKDTSSKVRINRDLYTYERIMETAPTLPDFALALKPDDYQLPQVSPSWRTENVKGEQNGSPNHLKG encoded by the exons ATGGGCTGCATGGTGTCCACCCCGAAGGATTCTGGTGGAAATAGAAGAAGGCCGGCGAGTATCGGGGAAGTTTCTGTGTATGTTCCCGGTTTAAGAATCCCTAAACCGGTTGATTTTCAACAGTCACTTGGCGATTGTTTGTCGAAGAACATAGTGGAACGACTATCTGCTCTTAGAACTCGGATAGTTGTAATGGCTGGCCAAGAAGGTCCTACAATTACACGAACGAAAAGAAAAAGTGCCACGCAACACG GAGGTTCAACACTGGCTGATCTTCTACAGGCTCTTGAAGACTACTTACCAGTACTTTTGGGATTAGTCAAAGATG GAAGCCATTTACAATACAAAGTACAATTTGTTTGGGTGAATCAGGAGGATGAGGCAGAG GAAACAGCCATGTCTAATGCTTGGTATGAAGTGTTGTCAGTCTTGCACTTGATGGCAACACTATCGCTATCACAGGCTAATTTATTACTTCTTCCAAGAACTTCCACTGATGGTTATCAGCCAAAAGTATCCGAAG AAAACAGACGAGCCTCTGTTGATATTTTCTTAAAGTCAGCTGGATATCTTGACTGTGCTGTCAGACATGTTCTTCCACAGTTGCCTGCTGAGCTCAG GAGAAATTTACCGGTAGACCTTGCAGAAGGAGTTCTTCGAGCACTCTGTCTACAAGCACTGGGACAG GGTGTAGATATCCAACTTGGAATGGCAATTGATAGCACTAAAGCAACTCTTGCAGTGAAGCGTAGACTTGCATGTGAGATGGTGAAATATTGGCAACAG GCTCAAGATAATATTATGAACCTTCCATTGTCAAATGGTTGGGGTGAAAAGCATCGTCTTAATGTCAAATGGAAGTATATTGAATCAAAG GCTGCGGCATATTATTATCATGGTTTGATTCTTGATGAGGGAAATACTGAGAAATCTCACGGGATGGCTGTAGCCGCACTGCAAGCAGCGGATGAGTATTTCAAAGAAAGTAAAAAGCTCTGTGAGGCATTCAATGCAGCAACTCCATTGTCAAG AAATCCACCGCTGTGGGGGACCATGAAATATCTATCTGAGAAAATTCCCAAGGATACTTCAAGCAAGGTTCGAATAAATCGTGATCTATACACATATGAGAG aATCATGGAAACGGCGCCGACATTGCCTGATTTTGCCTTAGCCTTGAAACCAGATGATTATCAACTTCCTCAAGTGAGTCCCTCTTGGAGAACAGAAAATGTGAAGGGGGAACAAAATGGCTCCCCCAATCATCTCAAGGGTTGA